A DNA window from Chitinibacter fontanus contains the following coding sequences:
- a CDS encoding SRPBCC domain-containing protein, which translates to MDNASFDPSLDLMLVQDVPLPPEAIWAAWTKPEHLVHWFTPAPWQTTECHIDLRVGGLFHTEMQGPEPAQHFSGLGCYLELLPNRRLVWTNALLADFRPNPSFADSSCGDFPFTASIELSPSPIGTRYTAIVRHRDTAGRAQHEAMGFTAGWSAALAQLVVYMQTV; encoded by the coding sequence ATGGATAACGCATCATTTGATCCCTCCCTTGATTTGATGCTGGTGCAAGATGTTCCCTTACCGCCAGAGGCTATCTGGGCGGCCTGGACTAAGCCAGAGCATCTTGTCCACTGGTTTACCCCGGCACCTTGGCAAACTACCGAATGCCATATTGATCTGCGGGTTGGAGGGCTATTTCATACAGAAATGCAAGGCCCTGAGCCAGCGCAGCATTTTTCTGGGCTAGGTTGCTATCTGGAGCTGCTGCCCAACCGGCGCTTAGTCTGGACCAATGCGCTGTTAGCCGATTTTCGGCCCAACCCGTCATTTGCTGACAGTAGCTGCGGCGATTTCCCTTTCACTGCCAGTATTGAACTTAGCCCAAGCCCGATTGGCACCCGCTATACCGCGATTGTTCGGCATCGCGATACGGCTGGGCGGGCGCAACATGAGGCGATGGGGTTTACTGCTGGCTGGTCAGCGGCACTGGCGCAATTAGTCGTCTATATGCAGACGGTGTGA
- a CDS encoding YkgJ family cysteine cluster protein: MSHACLSCGACCASFRVSFYFGESDAVPGGSVPQALVEPVSPFLVAMRGTNQPQPHCTALQGKVGEAASCAIYPLRASTCREVSVGDERCTMARAKYGLPALSAVESAVLMV; this comes from the coding sequence ATGAGTCATGCTTGCTTAAGCTGCGGCGCGTGTTGCGCCAGTTTTCGAGTGTCTTTCTATTTTGGTGAAAGTGATGCGGTACCCGGCGGGTCGGTGCCGCAGGCCTTGGTTGAGCCTGTTAGCCCATTTCTGGTTGCGATGCGTGGTACTAATCAGCCCCAGCCGCATTGCACAGCACTGCAGGGCAAAGTGGGTGAAGCCGCCAGCTGCGCAATTTACCCATTGCGGGCCAGTACTTGTCGTGAAGTCAGCGTTGGTGATGAGCGCTGTACAATGGCGCGTGCTAAGTATGGTTTGCCAGCCTTGTCAGCAGTTGAATCTGCCGTGCTAATGGTTTAA
- a CDS encoding substrate-binding periplasmic protein, which translates to MFSNIHPRANRLSWLLQSWLTLCILAIHRVSYAEFRPSSELPPIRVLTSEFPPYNYDEGDGKISGLATEVVQAVLAELRLRAVPESLPWARSYMLTQQEPNILLHSITRSKERETLFKWVGVIAPADYSLWALAERTDVRPNTLAELKNYRIGTTNNDVVEQYLRRQQIPNLDSVSGQGAYEHNIQKLLANRIDLWGVATLPGLYFLRRQGMEGRIVKVYALKELPNDGMYMAFGNKTDDAVVEQFRGALDSIKRQGIYQKLLSKYGLTASR; encoded by the coding sequence ATGTTCTCCAACATCCATCCTCGCGCTAATCGGCTCAGTTGGCTACTGCAAAGCTGGCTTACCCTCTGCATACTGGCTATCCATCGCGTGAGTTATGCCGAGTTCCGTCCGAGTAGTGAGCTGCCTCCAATTCGAGTTTTAACTTCGGAATTTCCACCCTACAACTACGATGAAGGCGACGGCAAAATTAGCGGCCTTGCCACTGAAGTTGTGCAGGCTGTATTGGCAGAACTACGGCTGCGTGCGGTACCAGAAAGCTTGCCTTGGGCGCGCAGCTATATGCTGACCCAACAAGAGCCGAACATACTGCTGCATTCAATTACCCGCAGCAAAGAGCGCGAAACCTTGTTTAAATGGGTTGGTGTAATTGCCCCTGCGGATTACAGCTTGTGGGCCTTAGCCGAGCGCACAGATGTACGCCCTAACACCTTAGCAGAGCTAAAAAATTACCGGATCGGCACAACCAATAATGACGTGGTTGAGCAATATCTGCGGCGCCAGCAAATCCCGAACCTTGACAGCGTTTCCGGTCAGGGCGCGTATGAGCACAATATCCAGAAATTACTCGCCAACCGGATTGATCTATGGGGCGTAGCCACATTACCGGGCCTGTATTTTCTGCGCCGCCAAGGCATGGAAGGCCGTATCGTGAAGGTCTATGCGCTCAAAGAGCTGCCTAATGACGGGATGTATATGGCATTTGGCAATAAAACCGATGATGCCGTCGTCGAGCAATTTCGGGGGGCGCTAGACAGCATCAAACGACAAGGCATTTACCAGAAGCTACTCAGTAAATATGGTTTAACGGCCAGCCGTTAA
- a CDS encoding histone deacetylase family protein, with the protein MKIYRSDQFPLPLPEGHRFPTGKYPMLYQRVAQFAQDLVVDTPCANDEELGVAHTQGYLDKLRTGALSPAEQRVLGLPWSAQLLQRSRASTGATIAACRAALAQGCGVSLAGGTHHAFADHGSGFCVFNDSAVALKLLQAEGLIQRALVIDLDVHQGNGTASILANEPSLFTFSMHGANNYPFDKQCSDWDIELADGCDDATYLTQLAGALPQLFSLAQPDLVIYLAGADAYAGDRLGKLQLSMAGLLARDEMVLDACLRFGIPLALTMGGGYAEPISDTVAIQTATVHAAIRRFQGKRN; encoded by the coding sequence ATGAAAATCTATCGTTCTGATCAGTTTCCATTACCTTTACCTGAGGGGCACCGTTTCCCCACGGGTAAATACCCCATGCTGTATCAACGGGTAGCCCAATTTGCACAAGACCTGGTCGTCGATACCCCTTGTGCGAACGATGAGGAATTAGGCGTAGCCCATACTCAGGGCTATTTAGACAAATTGCGGACCGGTGCATTAAGCCCTGCTGAGCAAAGAGTGCTGGGCTTGCCATGGTCAGCTCAGTTATTGCAGCGCTCCAGAGCTTCGACGGGGGCGACGATTGCCGCCTGTCGAGCTGCGTTAGCGCAAGGTTGTGGTGTTAGTCTGGCTGGCGGTACGCATCATGCGTTTGCTGATCATGGCAGTGGCTTTTGTGTGTTTAATGATAGCGCTGTGGCACTTAAGCTATTGCAGGCCGAAGGGTTGATTCAGCGAGCGCTAGTGATTGATCTGGATGTACATCAGGGTAATGGCACCGCCAGCATATTGGCTAATGAGCCAAGTTTGTTTACCTTTTCAATGCATGGCGCAAATAACTATCCGTTTGATAAGCAGTGCAGTGATTGGGATATTGAGCTGGCCGATGGCTGTGATGATGCAACTTACTTGACGCAATTGGCCGGCGCGCTGCCACAGCTATTTAGTTTGGCTCAACCTGATCTTGTGATTTATCTGGCGGGAGCTGACGCCTATGCTGGTGATCGTTTAGGCAAATTGCAGTTGAGTATGGCTGGTTTACTGGCACGTGATGAAATGGTGCTCGATGCATGTTTGCGATTTGGTATTCCGCTTGCGCTGACCATGGGCGGCGGCTATGCAGAACCAATCAGTGATACGGTAGCGATTCAAACCGCTACCGTTCATGCCGCCATACGGCGCTTTCAAGGAAAAAGGAATTAA
- a CDS encoding 4a-hydroxytetrahydrobiopterin dehydratase: MPQTQLEQKCEACRAGAPQVSDAELAELIRVIPDWTPVVIDGVLQLQRVYEFSNFAQAWAMCDRVAALAEEAGHHPALLLGWGRLQVNWWSHKIRGLHRLDFELAAKTDQLL; encoded by the coding sequence ATGCCGCAGACCCAATTAGAGCAAAAATGTGAAGCTTGTCGAGCGGGTGCACCGCAGGTGAGCGATGCTGAGCTGGCCGAGTTAATTCGCGTGATTCCGGATTGGACGCCGGTGGTCATTGATGGCGTGTTGCAATTGCAGCGGGTGTATGAGTTTAGTAATTTTGCTCAGGCATGGGCGATGTGTGATCGCGTTGCGGCACTGGCGGAGGAGGCGGGGCATCACCCTGCATTGCTGCTGGGGTGGGGGCGTCTGCAGGTGAATTGGTGGTCACATAAAATCCGTGGTTTACATCGCTTGGACTTTGAATTGGCAGCTAAAACGGATCAATTGCTCTAG
- a CDS encoding M60 family metallopeptidase has product MHFLKRFSLMSAIVAQATLISPAIAASEWNSSTIYAEPGTVVSYQGNQYQNNWWTRGEIPGQTGPWGVWTKVGSASSTAPSAKPTVTPSNTATSKPNNTAPSITTTPLVSSAPNSVAAWDANTTYANKGQLVSYQGQVYRNEWWTKGDNPVQAGAYGVWRIVGSALPTNAPTTAPTNTPLITPSATPTVKPIATPTVVPTVKPIVTPTATSTVKPTAAPTATPTASPAPTATPTVAPTATPKPSPTPVSGLIPARSLTLEQPGDVGSLRAAQLRSFNHTPFQSTGYWVQPGDVLVVNYVYSGSAPNKQPEIWLHNIDDDTWNYDTAQKIKLNVGSNTIVSQVKAAVYVAAFNTPTNGELKVELVSGGRVMPRFVLGQHTAEQWQQMLLQYGDAPYAELVSRRMMLTASMGKILRHVDDPVALMTLWDEIVRLEDEQYGIKPGQAWPHNPTPHRFHFVELAPYDGWMYSWQYRMATASDDGAIGTVLNSKKLKTDGWGPWHELGHQYQMSTFTWADQTEVTVNLSSAYVQRALGQPSRYETQGTWTKTFAYLNQATRDFATQSDLFVRATMFWQLDLAFGRDFYAKLGTNYRNMPAAQRPSGDEAEKQTFIIETSRVAGYDLTPFFTQWGIAVSADTQTKLRGMALKTLTDPIWLNRDSKVLYQPR; this is encoded by the coding sequence ATGCATTTCCTAAAACGCTTTAGCCTAATGAGCGCCATTGTTGCTCAAGCTACCCTTATCAGCCCCGCCATTGCTGCCAGCGAATGGAATAGCAGCACCATTTATGCGGAACCTGGCACCGTCGTTAGCTACCAAGGTAATCAATACCAAAACAATTGGTGGACTCGGGGTGAAATTCCAGGACAAACCGGCCCATGGGGTGTTTGGACTAAAGTAGGCAGTGCGAGTAGCACAGCGCCAAGCGCAAAGCCAACAGTGACACCAAGCAACACCGCGACCAGTAAACCAAACAATACAGCGCCCAGCATTACGACCACCCCGCTCGTGAGCAGCGCACCAAATTCAGTTGCGGCTTGGGATGCCAACACCACCTACGCCAACAAAGGCCAGCTGGTAAGTTATCAGGGGCAGGTATATCGCAATGAGTGGTGGACCAAGGGTGATAATCCAGTGCAAGCGGGAGCTTATGGCGTTTGGCGCATCGTCGGTTCAGCCCTGCCCACGAATGCTCCAACTACTGCGCCCACCAACACGCCACTCATCACCCCGAGCGCAACCCCCACCGTCAAACCGATCGCTACCCCGACAGTAGTGCCCACGGTGAAGCCCATTGTGACACCAACGGCTACCTCAACGGTTAAACCAACCGCCGCGCCAACGGCCACACCGACTGCTAGCCCAGCCCCAACGGCAACGCCGACCGTAGCGCCAACTGCAACGCCCAAACCAAGCCCAACGCCGGTCAGCGGTCTGATTCCTGCCCGCAGCCTCACGCTTGAGCAGCCCGGTGATGTCGGCAGCCTGCGTGCTGCGCAGCTGCGCAGCTTTAATCACACCCCGTTCCAGTCGACCGGTTATTGGGTACAGCCCGGTGATGTTTTGGTGGTGAATTATGTCTACAGTGGCAGCGCGCCGAATAAACAGCCAGAAATCTGGCTGCACAATATCGACGACGACACCTGGAATTACGACACCGCCCAGAAGATCAAACTGAATGTGGGTAGTAACACCATCGTGTCTCAAGTCAAAGCTGCCGTGTACGTGGCCGCCTTTAATACCCCGACCAATGGCGAGCTGAAGGTTGAGCTGGTCTCAGGTGGGCGCGTGATGCCACGCTTTGTGCTGGGCCAGCACACTGCCGAGCAATGGCAGCAAATGCTGCTGCAATACGGCGATGCGCCGTATGCCGAGCTGGTCAGCCGCCGCATGATGCTCACCGCCAGTATGGGCAAGATCTTGCGCCATGTGGATGACCCCGTGGCACTAATGACGCTGTGGGATGAAATCGTACGCCTAGAAGACGAGCAATACGGCATCAAACCCGGCCAAGCCTGGCCGCACAATCCAACGCCGCATCGCTTCCACTTTGTCGAGCTGGCCCCCTACGATGGCTGGATGTATTCATGGCAATACCGGATGGCCACCGCCAGCGATGATGGCGCGATTGGCACCGTGCTTAATAGCAAAAAGCTGAAAACCGATGGCTGGGGCCCATGGCATGAGCTGGGCCACCAATATCAGATGAGTACATTCACCTGGGCCGACCAGACCGAAGTAACCGTGAATCTGTCATCGGCCTATGTGCAGCGCGCGCTGGGCCAACCATCGCGCTATGAAACCCAAGGCACCTGGACCAAAACCTTTGCCTACCTGAATCAAGCCACACGTGATTTTGCGACGCAGAGCGATCTGTTTGTGCGCGCCACCATGTTCTGGCAGCTGGATCTGGCCTTTGGGCGTGATTTTTACGCCAAGCTGGGCACCAACTACCGCAATATGCCCGCCGCACAGCGCCCAAGCGGTGATGAAGCCGAGAAACAAACCTTTATCATCGAAACCAGCCGCGTCGCTGGCTACGATCTCACACCGTTCTTTACCCAGTGGGGCATTGCGGTCAGTGCCGACACGCAGACCAAACTGCGCGGCATGGCCCTCAAAACCCTGACCGACCCGATCTGGCTGAACCGCGATAGCAAAGTGCTGTACCAACCACGTTAA
- the panD gene encoding aspartate 1-decarboxylase, translated as MQRNMLKSKLHRVTATHAELHYEGSCAIDENLLEAANIREYEAIDIWNINNGARFSTYAIKGQRGSGIISVNGSAARHAQVGDLLIIATFADYSEEELKNHKPSLVYVDSNNQITHSKNAIATQEL; from the coding sequence ATGCAACGTAATATGCTCAAATCTAAACTGCATCGCGTGACAGCAACGCATGCTGAACTGCACTACGAAGGCTCATGTGCGATTGATGAAAATTTGCTCGAAGCGGCCAATATTCGCGAATACGAAGCGATCGACATCTGGAACATCAATAATGGTGCGCGTTTTTCAACTTACGCGATCAAAGGCCAGCGCGGCTCAGGCATTATTTCAGTGAATGGTTCTGCGGCACGTCATGCGCAAGTGGGCGATTTATTGATTATCGCGACCTTTGCTGACTACAGCGAAGAAGAGTTGAAGAACCACAAGCCTTCACTGGTGTATGTTGATAGCAACAATCAGATTACTCACAGCAAAAATGCGATCGCAACCCAAGAACTGTGA
- a CDS encoding ribonuclease catalytic domain-containing protein yields MNVFYEEDGSFKVASINDEQAASMQVEDARGKRSKIKTANVLLRFDRISLDDFFKSAQSLAAEVDVNFLWECCGQDEFGFAEIAAEYFGANPSLTQQAAAAIALHTAPMYFYRKGKGRYKAAPEENLKAAIAGLERKAREAEQMAAWEADLLAGILPQALQEKISRLIHRPDKNSLEYKALAQAAESAQTSTLRLLEKVGAIPDVAQYHLDGFLAEHFPKSRGFPATEPVFAPEDLPVADVQAFSIDDATTTEIDDAFSLKKLPNGNWQVGIHIAAPVLGILPGSTLDQVVLDRLSTVYFPGDKITMLPDDAVEVFTLQEGAARPAVSMYLEVSLGYDIISHHSVIERVPVVANLRHHDIEPYFNEETVGKEGEDYPWKAELTLLWNLAGALEGRRGKADQPQQQRLDYSFYIDRIEGQPERVRIVPRKRGAPMDKLVAELMILVNSLWGANLRDAQIAGIYRSQGGGRVKLSTQPTAHAGLGVDCYMWSSSPLRRAVDFINQQQLVAMIRNEKPRYQKNDAELFTAISSFDAAYAAYADFQDKMERYWCIRYLEQENMREFTAQVIKENLVRVDGMPLVLRVGGLPELPAGMTVSLQLIKVDYLELAVEARIATI; encoded by the coding sequence ATGAACGTTTTTTACGAGGAAGATGGCAGCTTTAAAGTCGCCAGTATCAATGATGAGCAAGCAGCCAGCATGCAGGTCGAGGACGCGCGTGGTAAACGCAGCAAAATCAAAACCGCTAATGTGCTACTGCGCTTTGATCGCATCAGCCTCGACGATTTTTTCAAATCGGCCCAGAGTCTCGCCGCCGAAGTCGATGTTAATTTCCTGTGGGAATGCTGCGGGCAAGATGAATTTGGCTTTGCCGAAATCGCAGCCGAATACTTTGGCGCCAACCCCAGCCTAACCCAGCAAGCCGCCGCTGCGATCGCGCTACATACCGCGCCCATGTATTTTTATCGCAAAGGCAAAGGTCGCTATAAAGCCGCGCCCGAAGAAAACCTGAAAGCGGCGATTGCCGGGCTAGAGCGCAAAGCACGTGAAGCCGAGCAAATGGCCGCATGGGAAGCCGATCTTTTAGCAGGTATCTTGCCGCAAGCCTTGCAGGAAAAGATCTCCAGACTAATACATCGCCCTGATAAAAACAGCCTCGAATACAAAGCACTAGCGCAAGCGGCTGAAAGTGCGCAAACCTCAACGCTGCGCTTGCTAGAAAAAGTGGGCGCAATTCCCGATGTGGCGCAATATCATCTCGACGGCTTTTTGGCTGAGCATTTCCCCAAAAGTCGCGGTTTTCCAGCCACCGAGCCAGTGTTTGCGCCTGAAGATTTACCCGTTGCCGACGTACAAGCGTTCTCGATTGACGACGCAACCACAACCGAAATTGATGACGCGTTCAGCTTGAAAAAATTGCCGAACGGCAACTGGCAAGTCGGTATTCACATCGCCGCACCAGTACTCGGTATTTTGCCAGGCTCTACGCTCGATCAAGTCGTACTTGATCGCCTGTCGACCGTATATTTCCCCGGCGACAAAATCACCATGCTGCCGGATGACGCCGTCGAAGTATTCACGCTGCAAGAAGGCGCGGCGCGCCCTGCGGTGTCGATGTATCTGGAAGTTTCACTTGGCTATGACATCATCAGCCACCACTCGGTGATCGAGCGCGTGCCCGTGGTGGCCAATCTGCGCCACCATGACATTGAACCCTATTTCAATGAAGAAACCGTCGGCAAGGAGGGTGAAGACTACCCGTGGAAAGCCGAGCTGACGCTGCTGTGGAATTTGGCGGGTGCGCTCGAAGGCCGTCGCGGCAAAGCCGATCAGCCGCAGCAACAACGCCTGGATTACAGTTTCTATATCGACCGCATTGAGGGCCAGCCAGAGCGCGTGCGCATTGTGCCGCGCAAACGCGGCGCGCCAATGGATAAGCTGGTCGCCGAGCTGATGATTTTGGTCAACAGCCTGTGGGGAGCGAATCTACGCGATGCGCAAATCGCTGGCATTTACCGCTCGCAAGGCGGTGGTCGCGTCAAGCTATCAACGCAACCGACAGCCCATGCTGGCCTTGGCGTTGATTGCTATATGTGGTCGAGCTCGCCGCTGCGCCGCGCGGTCGATTTCATCAATCAGCAACAACTGGTTGCGATGATTCGTAATGAAAAACCGCGCTATCAGAAAAATGACGCCGAGCTATTCACCGCGATTTCGTCATTTGATGCCGCCTATGCCGCTTATGCTGACTTTCAGGACAAAATGGAGCGCTATTGGTGCATCCGTTATCTAGAACAAGAGAATATGCGTGAATTCACCGCGCAAGTGATCAAGGAAAATCTGGTGCGCGTAGATGGCATGCCTCTGGTCTTGCGTGTGGGCGGCCTGCCTGAACTACCGGCAGGCATGACAGTCTCACTCCAATTGATCAAGGTTGATTACCTCGAGCTGGCCGTCGAAGCTCGAATCGCCACCATTTAA
- a CDS encoding AAA family ATPase, translating into MVSNELRFALAETSAGGCKVAVLMGEPGSGKTQQAHDLLPFVRQRGGMLIESRIESLNWSNPLDSLLLGLSQLSQPLSKHLSDPSLSGQDALFDLSRRLGLIVHEATEVDLSLARHLQLLVGQLLAYASQQLKPLVWIIDDVDLLDQDALAILDYLIEHRVTPYLMLLLCVRNEQHNAVVRWKTQAHCQLFPLAPFSVRDTVNWLIEDQQLNPRLAAEIAPFLQQTCQGNLQLCRFLLDSLAAHDLLGNVPEEQWPQRLQQISLQLRTPEAESFFREQLSALPETGVEILQSASLIGMEFDARLLHDYLPISAVQEHLLLAQQQGLVEVISGDIWRFVHPHLLRLAQHTFEFQTEAELHARLAQRMMKFPNFALQALRHAQQAGAIFSLAERVKFAEQSLQIATQVFQQGSPLHAGQILEQLLALLGETVWREYPELSERIVAAWCATLQESTQLTDLHALQRSVPEQASQRVVYLLAATHLRLALLASDYQRAFVAAEIALDALNVPIAMRGDRWQLAYVFLQWLFYRYTRKARLQSCESVQINAAQETLADLFGPCLFSRPRLLAALTLKQLSLTHRHGFSPATSGAKMGAALLLSAVGRLDAAFEVAQQAHVLAQTYPNDRQRHRVPILDLGFIQPWRCNLQQLLPEVWRWQHNAYLHGDFEFAGYANMFYLGHSILNGSPLLHLEKEAAKIDEDLRHTRQQHLLPMSGAFRQFLHNAVHLSNLPPWEGLGAFIQQSTLGELIERNDAINVFNFYLSQAYLATFCCAPEASKAALEQASQYAQSAKGTVIAALFEHLSALSACVVPLKRSWWARRKMQKAIARHQRWAEQNPSLFACKSALLQAEWAKAEQDDEAAQHFYLSAIESAREHQHHHEYGLAALYYGRFLLGLQQFHHARQMLNLALEQYESWGALAVSAYLRREYGAFLNKKTPAKL; encoded by the coding sequence ATGGTGAGCAATGAGCTGCGCTTTGCGCTGGCTGAAACCTCTGCGGGTGGTTGCAAAGTGGCGGTGTTGATGGGGGAGCCTGGGTCGGGTAAAACCCAGCAAGCACATGATTTGCTGCCGTTTGTGCGCCAGCGTGGCGGGATGCTGATTGAGAGTCGGATTGAATCGCTCAATTGGAGTAATCCACTCGATAGTTTGTTATTGGGCCTCAGTCAGTTGAGCCAGCCATTAAGCAAACATTTGAGCGACCCCAGTCTGAGCGGGCAAGACGCATTGTTTGATTTATCGCGCCGCCTTGGTTTGATTGTTCATGAAGCGACCGAAGTGGATTTATCGTTAGCGCGACATTTGCAACTGCTGGTAGGGCAATTGCTGGCTTATGCCAGTCAGCAACTCAAACCACTGGTGTGGATTATCGACGATGTTGATTTGTTGGATCAGGATGCGTTGGCGATTCTGGATTATTTGATCGAGCATCGCGTTACGCCATATTTGATGCTGTTGCTATGCGTGCGAAATGAGCAACATAACGCCGTTGTACGCTGGAAAACGCAAGCGCATTGCCAGTTATTCCCGCTGGCGCCCTTTAGCGTACGCGATACCGTCAACTGGCTGATCGAAGATCAGCAGCTCAACCCCCGGCTAGCGGCAGAAATTGCGCCTTTTTTGCAGCAAACGTGTCAGGGCAATCTGCAACTGTGCCGCTTTTTACTCGATAGCCTTGCCGCACATGACTTGCTGGGTAATGTACCCGAAGAACAATGGCCTCAACGGCTGCAACAGATTTCATTGCAATTGCGTACCCCCGAGGCCGAGTCCTTTTTCCGGGAACAGTTGAGTGCCTTGCCCGAAACCGGGGTCGAAATTTTGCAAAGCGCCAGCTTGATCGGCATGGAGTTTGATGCGCGGCTATTGCATGATTATTTGCCCATCAGCGCAGTGCAAGAGCATTTATTGCTGGCCCAGCAGCAAGGGCTGGTCGAGGTTATCTCGGGCGATATTTGGCGCTTTGTGCATCCGCATTTATTACGCTTGGCGCAGCATACCTTTGAATTTCAAACCGAGGCCGAATTACACGCGCGCTTAGCGCAACGCATGATGAAGTTTCCCAATTTTGCGTTGCAGGCCTTACGCCATGCACAGCAAGCGGGCGCGATTTTTTCGCTGGCAGAACGGGTGAAATTTGCCGAGCAATCGTTGCAAATCGCCACGCAAGTTTTTCAACAGGGCAGCCCTTTGCATGCCGGGCAAATTTTGGAGCAATTACTGGCGCTGCTGGGTGAAACAGTCTGGCGCGAGTACCCCGAGTTAAGCGAGCGTATTGTTGCCGCGTGGTGCGCCACCCTGCAGGAATCAACCCAGCTTACCGACTTGCATGCTTTGCAGCGCAGCGTGCCCGAGCAAGCCAGTCAGCGCGTGGTGTACTTATTAGCGGCCACCCATTTGCGTTTGGCGCTACTTGCATCCGATTATCAACGGGCGTTTGTGGCTGCAGAAATTGCCCTCGACGCTTTAAACGTGCCTATCGCTATGCGAGGTGATCGCTGGCAGTTGGCCTATGTGTTCTTGCAATGGTTGTTTTATCGGTACACCCGCAAAGCTAGGTTGCAAAGCTGTGAGTCAGTGCAAATTAATGCCGCACAAGAGACGCTGGCCGATTTATTTGGCCCCTGCCTATTCTCTCGGCCGCGCTTGCTGGCAGCATTAACACTGAAGCAGTTAAGCTTAACGCATCGCCACGGTTTTAGCCCTGCCACATCAGGCGCGAAAATGGGTGCTGCCTTATTGCTCAGTGCGGTGGGCAGGCTAGATGCGGCTTTTGAAGTGGCGCAACAGGCCCATGTTTTGGCGCAGACCTATCCCAACGATCGGCAGCGCCACCGCGTGCCTATTCTGGATTTGGGATTTATTCAGCCTTGGCGCTGTAATTTACAGCAGCTCTTGCCGGAGGTTTGGCGCTGGCAACATAACGCTTACCTGCATGGCGATTTTGAATTTGCCGGCTATGCCAATATGTTTTATCTGGGGCATTCCATTTTAAATGGCAGCCCTTTGCTGCATTTAGAGAAAGAAGCCGCCAAAATCGATGAAGATTTGCGGCATACCCGGCAACAGCATTTATTACCGATGTCGGGTGCGTTCCGTCAGTTTTTGCATAATGCAGTCCATCTGAGCAATTTGCCGCCCTGGGAAGGTTTAGGTGCATTTATCCAGCAAAGTACGCTTGGCGAGCTGATCGAGCGAAACGATGCGATCAATGTATTTAATTTTTATCTGAGTCAGGCCTATCTGGCCACTTTCTGCTGCGCGCCAGAGGCCAGCAAAGCAGCCTTGGAGCAGGCGAGTCAATATGCGCAATCTGCAAAAGGAACGGTAATTGCAGCCTTGTTTGAGCATTTGTCCGCATTAAGTGCCTGCGTGGTACCGCTTAAACGCAGTTGGTGGGCACGGCGAAAAATGCAAAAAGCAATTGCCCGGCATCAGCGCTGGGCGGAGCAGAACCCGAGCTTATTTGCCTGCAAATCGGCATTGCTACAGGCCGAGTGGGCAAAGGCAGAGCAGGATGATGAAGCTGCGCAGCATTTTTATCTGAGCGCGATCGAGTCGGCACGTGAACATCAGCATCACCATGAATACGGCTTGGCCGCTTTGTACTACGGGCGGTTTTTATTAGGCCTGCAGCAGTTTCATCACGCGCGGCAGATGCTCAATTTGGCATTGGAGCAGTATGAGTCTTGGGGCGCACTGGCGGTGAGTGCCTATTTGCGGCGCGAGTATGGTGCTTTTTTAAATAAAAAGACCCCTGCTAAATTGTAA